The Euzebya sp. DNA segment CCGCCCCTCCCCCGGTCCGCCCGCGGACGGCCGTACACTCCCGCGACGATGCACATCATCGTGGGCGGCTGCGGCCGCGTCGGCGCCGAGCTGGCCGAGCGCCTCAGCGACGAGGGCCACGACGTGGTCGTGATCGACACGTCCGAGGAGGCGTTCACGAAGATCGGCACGACCTTCAACGGCGAGTCCGTCGTCGGCGACCTGACCGACAAGGCGATCCTCAGCCGCGCGGGGGTCGAGCGCGCCGACGCGCTGGCGGCGGTCACGCCGTCGGACAACGCGAACCTCATGGCCGTCCAGATCGCCGGGCGCCTCTTCGGCGTCCCCCACACCGTGGCGCGGCTGTTCAACCCGCAGCGGGAGGCGTCGTACCGGAAGATGGGCGTCCGCTACGTGTCGGAGACGTCGATGATCGTCGCCTCGATCCGCAACGACGTGCAGCCCGACTCCCTGCCCGTGCACCTGGCGGGCAGCGACGACGACGTCGCGGTGGTGGAGGTGACCGTCACCGCGGTCGGCCGCGGCGTGAGCGTCGCCGAGGTCGAGCGGGACGGCGACGCCAGGGTGGCGAAGGTGATGCGCGGCACGAACAGCCGGGTCCCCCGCCAGGACGACCGCTTCC contains these protein-coding regions:
- a CDS encoding NAD-binding protein translates to MHIIVGGCGRVGAELAERLSDEGHDVVVIDTSEEAFTKIGTTFNGESVVGDLTDKAILSRAGVERADALAAVTPSDNANLMAVQIAGRLFGVPHTVARLFNPQREASYRKMGVRYVSETSMIVASIRNDVQPDSLPVHLAGSDDDVAVVEVTVTAVGRGVSVAEVERDGDARVAKVMRGTNSRVPRQDDRFLTDDVVVCAVRRAGMRRLRELLAGDA